The following DNA comes from Actinopolyspora halophila DSM 43834.
ACAGGGGTGCAGTGGCCAGGTGAGACGGGGCGCTCCTATCGCCCCCGTCTCACCACCGAGGATAGGAGAGAGATGGACCCCGGACGCGAGGTGGATCTGCGTCAGCAGCCGCACGCGCACGCGCTCGAGCGGGCCGAACGTTGCCTGGGCGTGGCCGTGGACCGGGGATCGGCCGTGGTCAAGCGGCGCTCCGTCGGTGCCCGCAGTAGGCGGGATACGTGGGTGCGTCTCGAGGTGCAACCGCGGGAGCTGCTGGGCACGCGGGGGTGGAACGGGGTCCAAGCCGCCGAGGTGCTTCAGGGTGTGGCCAAACCCGCCTGGTATCAGGGAGCGTCCTGGCTGGATCGGGAGGCGGGGCTGATGTGGCGTGCTGATGAAACACAGCTGGTCACCGCAACACCGATCCCGGCCGCCGGTGTGCTGCGACATGCCCCGCGGCTGCCCGAGTCCTGGTGGGACACGGTCAACGCGTCGTTGGACGCGCTGGCCACACACCGTCCGGCGCATCCCGCGACCCGGCACACCACGTTCGTGACCCAGCAGCGCATCACGACCCTGATCACGCGGGTATTCGGCGACGACGTGGACACCACGATCGACGAATGGACGGCCGTCCACGGGGATTTCGCGTGGCCCAACCTCACCGCGCCGGAGTGCTGGCTGCTGGACTGGGAGGACTGGGGGGCAGGCCCACGCGGGTTCGACGCGGCGTGCCTGTGGATGGGGTCGCTGGCAGTGCCGGACGTGGCCGAGCGCATCGCCGCCGAGCGCGCCGGTGATCTGTCCACGCGCTCGGGGCGAGTGTCGTGGTTGTATGCCTGCGCCGGGATCCTGGACACCGAGACGGACCCGGTGTTTACCGAGCCTGCCCGGCACCGAGCCGAGGTCCTGCTGGGCCAGCGTCGCTAGTCGGCACCAGTCCTGCGTAGCCCGTGGCCAGCTCGTCGGTGACTTCGGCGCAGAGCTCTTCGTCGACCAGTACTTGCGCCACGGCGCGGGGGTCGACCTCGGCGGAGGTGTCGAGCTGGTCGATGTCGACCGGGTGCCCGGACAGCAATGTTTCCAGGGCGGGGCGGGCGCGGGCATCGAGGGTCAGGGTGCGGCCGGCCGCGGCCACCACGACGGTGTCCTGCTGGTCGCCGTCGACGATGCGGGGCGGGTAGTCGGTGATGCAGACGAGCTGCCTGGCGGGGCCGAACAGGTCGTGGGTGCGCACGTGCCGCGCCGGTGGCTGGCTGGTTTCGCGGGTTCGCAGGAACTGTGCGTAGGGGCTGGTGGTGATCAGCTGCTGTGCTGCCTGGGTCAGATCGGTGTGCTGCTGTCCTGCCGGGTCGGTGCGGTCGAGGTCGTGACGAAAGACCTCGTGGCGGCGGGCCTCGTCGGCCAGCCAGGCCAACCAGTCCACCCCGGTGCGCTGCGGAAAGCCGAAGGTCGCGTGCAGGCTGAAGCCCTCGGTGCTGTGGTCGGTGCGGGTGGCCCGGTGCCAGTGGCCGCGCGGGATGTGCAGCACATCGCCGGTGCGCATCGTGCCGGACCATACGATCTCGTCCGGCGGGTCCAGGTTGGGTTCGGCGTCGCGGTACATCGGCGCCGGCCGGGACAGGCCGCACACGTCCCAGGATTTCGCCCCGGCGAGCTGGACGACGATCACGTCGTGGTCGTCCCAGTGCAAGTCGAACCCGGCAGCGGTGCTCGTGGTCAGATACGTGTTGACCTGCACACGTTCGCGGGCCCACCACTGCAACGCGCGGCAGGCGACCTCCATCGTGGAGTCGTAGACATCGACGTGGTCGACCACGAGGGTCGCTCCGGAGCGCAACAGTTCGCCGAGGCGGGCCATGTTGACCATCGGCACGCTGTGCCCGCGCCGCCCGGCGGAGTAGGTCAGATACTGCTGCGGGTGCAGGTCGGTCCCGTCGACCAGGCACCGCAGCCGCGGCGGTTCGAGGCTGCGTCGCATGAGCAGATCCAGCAGCCGTGTCGGTGTCAGCAGCCGCTCACACAGGGCGGGATCGGGCAGAGTGCCGCGTGCGACGTCGACGCCGAGGCCGTCGGCGTTCGACCATCCCAGGGCTTTTTCCAGGTCAGCCACGAGCTGGTGGTGCATCATTCCTCCGTTGCTGTCCACAGGGAAGGGTGGGAGGCCGGTCGGCCTCCCACCATCGCTAGGGTCAGTGCCCTTGGCCGTCCTGGCCGTCGCCGACGCTGCCGTCGGACATCTGGATCTCGTTGCGGTCCTGCGGCCCGTTGTCACGGCGCACTGCCCGCACCACCCGCTCCGGCGCGGGGGGAAGCTGCTGGGCCTCCTCTATCTCCATCGTGATCACCTCCCCTCCGGCATCCCGGCCTGGCGTGCCCGTCGTCTCGGGGGGCAACGACGGATCCGCCGGGCGTTGGATCTCCACACTGGCCGTGGGTGACTCTGCGGATCAATGTCGCCGCGGTGGGTCACCATTGCCGCGTGCGGCAATGTCGTCAGCGGCCGGGGCGGGATACGCTCGAGGCCCTGGGAGAGGGGTGTTCATGGCCAAGGTCAGCCGCGCACACCGCGCCGCGCTCGCCGAGCGTGCCGCCCACATTCGCCAGCAGGGCCAGCGCGCGAACTGGGACGTGGCCGCCATCGCCGCCGAGATGACCCGTCGGCTGCCCGAACTCGCAGCCCTGGAGGTTTGGCGGCTGGCCTACGGATGGAGCCGCCCGCAGGTCGTGGCCGCCATCGGCGAGCTCTACGCCGCCGACGGCCTGGCCCCGCCGGGCGTGACCACCGCGCGGTTGTGCCGCTGGGAACACGACGGTGTCCAGCCCGCCCCGGACTACGCCGCCGCGTTGGCGCGGGTGTATCAGGTGAGGCCGCACCGGCTTGGCCTCAACCTGCCCAGCCTGGCGAGCACGGCTGGATATGGTCGGCGCAGTCAACCGAGCACACTGGGAGCTGGAATGGCCGAGACCGCCCTGACCGCCGTGGCCGACTCCGTGGCGCTGCAACGCGACCTGGAAGGACCGGCCGGAGGTCCGGGCACTCGACAGCACGTGCAGCAGGCCGTGGACTACTACGCCCGGCACTACTCCCGCTACGCGCCCAGCGTGCTGGCCGGTGAGATCCACCGGGCCCGGCAGATGGTCGTCGACATGCTCACCCACGACCAGCACGAGGCCGACCGCGCCGAACTGCGCCGCTTGGCCGGATGGCTCTCGGCCCTGCTGGGCAACCTGGCCTTCCACACCTGTGACTACGCCGGTGCCCACATCCACCTGTCCACCGGGGCCCGACTGGGCAGCAGCGTCGGCGAGGGCCACCTGGCCGGATGGAGCCTGGGAGCGCAGTCGATGGTGGCGGCCTTCGGGCAACGCCCCACCGACGCTCTGGAGCTGGCACAGCACGCCCACGACTACGCCGACACCCCGTTGCGGCGCGCGCAGATCACCGCCTGGTGCGAACTGCGCGCGCTGGCCGCACTCGGCCGCCGGTCCGATGCGGCCGCGGCCGCGGCCCGCGCCCAACACCACATGGACAGTGCCACCGACCAGCCGGGACGCTTCGGCTTCGACCGGGCCGAATTCCACCAGCACCTGGCCGAGTCCGCCCTGCGTCTCGGCCAGACCACGGCCGCCCGCGACCACGCGGACACGGCCCTGTCCGTGAAACCCCACGGATCGCCGGGGTGGGCCGCGGTCACCGTGATCCTCGCCCGCACCCACGCCGCCGAGCACGCCCCGGCCGATGCCACCGCGGTGGCCACCACCGTGCTCGACACCGTGCCAACCACACACCTGCGCGAGACCACCCGGCAACGCCTGACCGCGCTGGACCAGGATCTGCACACCGAACACCGCCCAGCACCGGCCGCCCGCGAGTTCCACGACCGGCTGCAGACCCTGCCCGCTCCCACCCCGGCACAGCGCACCAGCTCCGAACCCAACGGAGGCTGACCCACGAACCGTTCCCTCTCCCACGTCACCGACGACGAGCGGCAGGCTAGAAGCCTTGCGACGATGCCACGGTGAACGCGCCGTCGCCATCCCTGCACCTGGCCCGCGGCTACCTCGGCCGACGAGTACACCTGCGCATCGACCGGCCCGCCGGATCCACCCATCCCCAACACGGCTTCGACTACCCGGTCAACTACGGCTACCTGCCCGGCGTGCCCGCCCCGGACGGCGACAACCTCGACGCCTACTACCTCAACACTGACCCGGTCACCGAGACCGAGGGGCTGTGTGTGGCGGTCATCCACCGCTACTGCGACGACGACGACAAACTCGTCATCGTCGACGACAGCGACACGACGATCAGCGACGACGAGATCCACCAGCGCATCGCCTTCCAGGAACTGCCCGGCCATTACGAAATCATCCGCGCGCCGGCAGACTAATCGGGGTCTGAAGAAGAACCGTGAGAAATTGAACGCTTAGCTCCGGTCACAGCTGTGGCAGTGCCCGCCCCTCCGGCGCTTGCGTCTACGAACACGCTGCTCAGAGAGTTAGGAAGTCTTCAAGTGGCGTTTGGGGAAGATCCGGGTTGGCGTGCACGCCAACCCGGATCTTCCCCAAACGCCTAATCGTCACCGCTGCTGGTAAGACCTCACGAGAGCCAACCCCGTGTGCGCCGGACCCCGCAGAGGCCGGGAGAAAAGCCCGTTCGTCGGCGACCGACCAGCGGCTCGCTAGCCGCGCCCGGACAACGCGGTGACCAGCTCGGCCCCCTCGACCAGAGCGGGTGCCGACACGCACTCGGCAGCGCGGCCGCACATACCGAGATCCGCACCCACGCGTCCCGGCCCATTTCTCCGGTTGCTACGGCGAGCCGCAAAGTAGCGGGGACGCGGAGGGAGATCATCCGTAGTTCGTATCGGACCGGGTCGGCCGGATCTGATGTTGGCGGACGTGGCGCACGAACATCCCGGTAGCGCGCGAGGATTCTGACCGCGTCCTTGCCGGGGCCGGGGCGGTGGTGGGGCATGAACACCGGACCGCGGGCTCGGCCCTTGAGTAGCCGGGGCAGCAGCCGCGCTCTGCCCGCGTCCCAGTAGACGGTCTCCAGCGCGACGTCCTCACGCGCCTGGCCCCGGCGACGAGTCTTGGCCCGAGCGTCTTTGGCCGTCATCGCCGCACGTGGACCAGCCAGATCGAGATCCTCGATGTTGAGCTCGAGGACGTCCTCGGCACGAGCAGCGGTCTCATACGGCATCCGGTACAGCGCCTTCTCCCGGAGGGCAACTTCGCGGCATGCAATGAGTCGATCGATCGCCATCCGCGAGCGCATCGGGGTTTCGGAGCCGATGTTGCTCACGCCCCACCAACGCAGTCGACCCCACGGAAAGGAGTCTCGTGAGCGAGACGGACGAAATCATCGCACACGACTTCCCGGTGCGCGTAGCACCGGGAGAGACCGAATTCGGCGCAGACTACGTCGAGCCGGGCTGCCTCGGTGTGGTGCTGGGAAACCCCAGCAGCCGCGCCGTAGTGATCGAAGGGAACCCGCGTGAACTGCGGGAACTTGCCCAGCGGATCACGCACGCGGTGAACGAAGCGGTGCACAACGACGGGACGGCCCCGGAGCAACCGGCCACTAGTGCACAGTTGCGGGCTGCTGTACAGGACGGGGAGATCAGCGTGGTCCATGCCGACGCGCATGGCAGGTTGACCTGCCGTTGCGGCAACGTCCCCGAACATTCGGGGGTCCAAGCCTGCGCACTCGACGGGACAGAGTGCGAACCAACCCCCCACTGGCCGGGCACTTACCGCTGCAACGGATGCAGCGGGATCGTGACGGCACAGTTCCTGGCCGAGCGCGGGGTGGAGCGGTGAAACGGGACGGGATCGCCGCCCCACCCCCTCTATGCGCTTTTATCCCTGAAAGAGAGACCAGCAGGAATGACCCTATCGGAGAATACGATGCCCACGAACGAGCCGTTTGCGCTCATGAACGACGTGTACCGAGCAGAAGAAGCCGTCGACCGCGCCCATAGCCAGCATATGCGGGCGCATTGGGCCATTCTGGTCGACGCGATGCGGGGGTACTGGCCCACCGCCACGGCCGTACGGATATCACTGAATGCCGTCCGCCAAGCGGACATATTCAACACGCTTCTTCCGCACGCCATTCTCGATGCGGGATGGCGCACCAACATCGGCGACAATATATCGCTGCATGCAGAAATAGATATCACCGACTCCCTCTACCAAATGTTCCGGTACTACCTCGATTGGGAGGAAGAGCCGGGAATACTCGAACGGGCCGAGCACCTGCCGGGAATCGACCCGGACGAGGCCGAGCCCATCGTGCTGATTAACCTGTCTGACTCCCCGACAACCACCTGCAGGGACATCGGCAGGCCCCATCATGCCGCCGACGAGAGCGAAACGACCGGAGTCACCGACGCTGTGGTCCTGTTTCACGTGCGTCGGGCCGTAGCCGGAGAAATACCGGTGACGCTGATGGGCGGGGCCACGGACCGCAATCCGGAGTGGCCCGCCAAGGTTGCCGAGCACAGGTGGAACGGGCACCTAGTGCCCGCGTTCACCTCGGACGTTGCCGCCGAAGTCGTACGGTGGCTGAACCTGTGCAACTACCTGGACCCCGGCCACGTCCACGCCCACTGGGACGGGGACACGATCATCCTGATCGACCCCAACGACCCGGACAGCGGGCCCCAACCAGTCCACCCGAACCCCGACGGGGACTACCCCATCGGGGCCTACCAGTGGACATGGTGCGACGCAGTCCCGTTCTGACTGATCGGCTGCCCGAGTGCTACCGATCGAGATGGCCGCACTCGGGCAGCCATCCCCACTGATGTGTGACCACCGAGAAAAGGCTGCGTGCTGAACCAGATCTGGCGTGCGAACCAGCATCCCCCTTTTCTCCCCAGTACCTACCCAGGAAGGCAACAACATGAGCACGGTGACACTGGCCGACTTGCGCGAGGCGGTGCAACAGTTCCGAACCGCCTCCGAAGGGTCCAGCGCTGACACGGAGCACGCTGCTGCGGTCGACCTCGCCACCACGGCCGAAGAAATCGCCCACAACGTCGAAAGCATGATGAAGCGCATGCTCTTGACCACTTGGAACACTCCCGGACAACTCTCCCTCGTCCGGAACGAGTGCGTCGCACTGCGAGGTACCAACCCGCCATCGGGCACGTTGCGCGCCCGAATCGAGTGGGACATCGAGGACGTGACCTCACCCGAGAAGGCAGCGCGCACCATGTGGAGGTATGTCCTGGAGTCACCCGGCCCGATCGTGGAACTGCTTGACCCCCACACCGGCGAGCAACACGAGGTCGACCTGTTCGAGGAAGAGGACCTCTCCCCCCACGACTAATCCGAGGAAACAGTGCCCCAGGTCCGACATCCCGGAGACGCCCCGACCTCCACCCAGAGAGGTCGGGGCGTCTCAGCATCGTGGGGCGTCCCGCTGGTCTCGGTAGACGGCGCTACGGCTGTCGATGCAGGTCAACGTTGGGCGGTTGATCCATCCGAGTGGACCTCACTCGTCAGGGTTTACCTGACGTATCGTCAGGCATAACCTGACGCTATGACCGATGCAGCAGATGATCCTGTCGGCCCCGCCGACGACGAGTACCCACGCCGGGCACTGTCCCGGCTCGGGCTGTCCGCCGCCGCACGGACGGCCGCCGACCGCGCCAGCAGCCTGGTGCCGACCACCGCCGACGACCCTTCCGAGATGGTCGAGCTGGCCCACCACCTGGTTGAGGAAGCTCGCGGCGTACTGACCCGCGCCGTCGTACACGCCCGCGAGAACGGCGTGAGCTGGACCGAGATCGGCGACCGGCACGGCGAGATCAGCAAACAGTCCGCCCAGGAGCGCTACAAGGACGTCCTCGCCGAGTGGGAAGACGCGCTCGACCGCCCCTGGACCCACTCAGGGCGCTTCCTCAACTGTCGACTGCCCGAGGGGCTGAGCGATCCGAGCTTCACCGCCAACACCCTCGACCAGTGGTGCACCCGCCACGCCCCCGACAGCACCCAGCGCCTGGCCGAGCGCGACGGCGTCGCCGACCGGATGGTCGCGGCGAACCTGCCCGCCCACACCGGCACCACCCGCATCAACCTCGTGTTGCGCCGCAACAAACATCTCTACGCCCGCGAGGCCGCCGGCGACGATGTCGCCGCCGAGTGGGCCGATCACCGCCAGCGCCGCCAGGAACTCTATGAAGCCCTCGACGACCGAGACCGGCGCGGACTCGCCACCTGGAACACCAAGGAGGAGGGCCGATGAGCACCACGCGCTCACCGGCGCGTGCTACCGAAAGCCCAGGATCCTGTACCGCTACTACTCAGACCCCAGACAGTAAGGAGGGCTCGATGACCGACAACGAGCTGCACGAACACCTCTGGAACCGGGTGGCCGAGCTGCTGGCCACCACCGGAATGCTCTACGCCCGCGACCGGGCCGAGGTCGCGGTCTTCGACGAACTCGACAAGCTCGAGCTGGCCCACGACGAGAACACGGTCCGCGGCTGGACCAACCGGATCCTGGACAGCAGCCCCACACCGATGCCGTGCTGATCCACTGATCCCTGGGGGCGGGGCGGTATCCCGCCCCGCCCCCAGGGCGCCACACCTCGGAACTGACTACCGCTCGCACAACGAAACGGAGAGTGAGATGGGCATCGACAACCTTAGCGAGGATCTCGTCCTCGCCTCATCCAGCTCCGGTTTTCTTGCACAGCGCCTCGGAACTGGCGACTGGGCCAACACCGGGTCGAGTCCGCACTCCGTCACCCGAGCCCACGAGTTCTTCGGGAGGAAGTAGACACCATGACGGAGAACGTTCGTCATTGTCGTCATGCACTCCGATCAGCCCCACATCGCCCCGACTGCGACACAGCGCAATCGTCGCCGCAAGGCGCTCGCCCATCTCTTCGAGAGGTGTGCCCTTCGAGATGAAATGGTAGGTCTGCACCGAGCCATCCCGACAGGTGACAGTCACCCCATACTGTCCACTTGGCTCAATCCGCGAGATTTCTTCTACCGGGGTGAGCTGGTCTCCCCCACTCATCGAGAGCCATAGGTCTCCGCTCATCGCTACCTTCCTCCTGCTGATCCGCGATAGCTATCGATGCCCCACCTCTTCCGACGACCACGATCCGGCGCATACCTCGACAGGCTAGCGCTGCCGCGTTCCCTAGTTGTTGTGTTCGGTGAGGTTGGTGACAGTGGCCGGATGCTGACGATGGGCGGGTCTTCCCCGCAGGGTGTGTAGCGCGAACTCATGCACCCGTCAGCGGAGGAAGACCCGCACGATGCACCGTAACGCGCCGTTGACGCCGGAGGGACGCCGTCGCCTGGTCCTGCGCGTGACCGAGCGGAAGCGACCGATCGGACACGTGGCTGCCGAGGCCGGCATCGCCCGGCAGACGTTGAGCAAGTGGGTGGGCCGGTATTGCCGCGAGGGCGAGTCCGGCCTGATCGACCGGCGTTCGAGACCACATGCCAGCCCGAACCAGACCCCGGCCAGCACGGTGGCCCGGATCGAGCACCTCCGGCGCGAGCACAAACTGAGTCCTCGGTTGATCGTGCGTGAGCTGGCCGGCGAGGGCCGCGAGGTCGCGCTGGCCACGGTGCACCGGTGGCTCGTTCGCCTCGGCATCTCCCGGCTGCGAGATCTGGATGTCACCGGCAACACCCAGCGGCGCGTGCGCCGTATCCACCCGCGCGAGCCCGGCCACATGCTGCACGTGGACGTCAAGAAGATCGGGGCGATCCCCGAGGGCGGGGGCTGGCGCATTCATGGCCGAGGTAGCAAGCAGGATCGACATGCCCGGCGGCAGAAGGTCGGCTACCGCTACCTGCACACCGCCGTGGACGGCTATACCCGGTTGGCCTACACCGAAGTCCTGCCCGACGAACAGGGCCGCACCGCCGCCGCGTTCCTCGCCCGCGCACGCGCCTTCCTCGCCGCGCACGGCATCCACACCATCCAACGTGTGATCACCGACAACGGGCCGTGCTACCGCTCACGGGCCTTCACTCAAGCCGTTCCCGTCAACGCTGAGCATCGCCGCACCCGGCCACACCGGCCGCAAACCAACGGCAAGGTGGAGCGCTACCAGCGCATCCTCACCGCCGAGTTCGCCTACGCCCGCGCCTGGAACAGTGAAACCGAACGCAACCAGTATCTGCACCGCTGGAACATCCACTACAACTACCACCGCGCACACACCGCGATCGGAAACCAGCCCCCAGCCTCAACCACCCCACACCGCGTCACCAACCTCCAGATGCAGAACACCTAGTTTGCGGATCGGCGTAACGACCTGGAAACCATGCCTACTTAGAAGTCGGCGGTTTCCGGGCCGGTGCGGTTGTCGTAGGACCTCCACTGTGTCGTGCGGCTGTGCGGCAGCTGCGACCGGTCGAGTTCGACCACGACCGGCAGGTGATCCGAGGCGGCCTGGGCGGCCTCGGAGGCAACGACCTGGTGCGACAGCACAGCGGGCGCGGCCGCGGCGTTGACCCGCCACGTGTCGATCGCCCGCGCAGGGTGCGGGTCACGCTTGTCGTGTCCCACGGTCGTAACCGGTGTGTGCGGCCCGGCCAGGGCCGCGGTGTCTCGGATGCCAGCAGCCCACAAGGTTTCGCCTGGAGTGCGGTCTGCGTGCCACGCGCTGGGCAGCCCGTCCTCGCCGGCCTGCCAGTTGCACTGGTGGATATAGGCCGGATGCCACGGCTGGGTGGGATACGGGTCCGGGTGGTGAAACCGCCACTGCCCCTGCTCGTCCCGCATCCGGTCGGCGCTCAGCCCGTTCCAGTCCGCGCCGACCACGGTGGCCGGGGCGTAGCCGTGGGGTTTGAGCATCGCGTTGGCCACCCTTTCGGCTTCGTCGGCGCGCTGGCGCTGCCGCACCGGCGGGCCGTGATAGCTACCGATACGCAAGTGCCGATCCCCGACCTCGAACTCGCCGATGCCCAGGGTGTGCCACATTTCGGAGCCGTAGCTGCGCCACGTGCCGCCGACCGGCCAGATCATGGTGTCGCGCCACAGCAGCGCCACGTGGTAGGTGGCCTCCTGGCGGCCTCCCGCCGGGGCGAGCGTGTCCACCTCGGGCAGCACCCGGCCGTCGGTGAGGTGCTGGGCCGGTCTCCAGCAGCAACTCAGCCCCGTGATCCGGGCCAGGTCGTGCACCGCGTCCGGGTGGGCGATCTCCTGCACGGCGAGGAAATCCGGGTCGCCGAGCGCGATGACCTCGGCCAGGTGCTCGAGGTGCTGCAAATAGGTCTGGCCGGCGGTGGCTCCGCAGTCGTGGAGGTTGTAGGTCATCACCCGCAGTGGGGTGTCCCCGCTCAGCGGGCGGGCGATGTCGCGCACGACCGCCTGGGCCTGGCCCAGCAGCTCGTACCACCCGCGGTACACCTCGCCGGTGCCCTCCAGGGGTGCCTCCAGGCGCGCCGCGGCGACCCGCTGGTCGAGGTGCTGGCGCACCCGCTCGACCAGCTCGGCGTGCTCGGTGCTGCCGGGCTCGTCTTCGCCCGGCGCCGACGTGCGGGCGAGGTCCCGTATCGCCTGCGACGGGGCCAGCCGCTGGGCGACCCGCCTCCACGGGATGCTGGCCACATCCTCCCGCGTGGGCCAGGCCCACCCGTACTCCTCGGCCGCGATCCAGGTCAGCGCCCGTGCGATCAGCACGGCCACCAGCTCAGGCTCCTCGAACGGTGCCGGACTGCGCCACCGAGCGTGGGTGTGCCACCGGGCGTGGTCATAGGCGTGCCGCCAGTGGTGATGATCCATACCCGGCAGTCTGCCCCACCACGCGGCCGCGTAGGTCTCTGCGGCCACAAG
Coding sequences within:
- a CDS encoding JmjC domain-containing protein; the encoded protein is MHHQLVADLEKALGWSNADGLGVDVARGTLPDPALCERLLTPTRLLDLLMRRSLEPPRLRCLVDGTDLHPQQYLTYSAGRRGHSVPMVNMARLGELLRSGATLVVDHVDVYDSTMEVACRALQWWARERVQVNTYLTTSTAAGFDLHWDDHDVIVVQLAGAKSWDVCGLSRPAPMYRDAEPNLDPPDEIVWSGTMRTGDVLHIPRGHWHRATRTDHSTEGFSLHATFGFPQRTGVDWLAWLADEARRHEVFRHDLDRTDPAGQQHTDLTQAAQQLITTSPYAQFLRTRETSQPPARHVRTHDLFGPARQLVCITDYPPRIVDGDQQDTVVVAAAGRTLTLDARARPALETLLSGHPVDIDQLDTSAEVDPRAVAQVLVDEELCAEVTDELATGYAGLVPTSDAGPAGPRLGAGQAR
- a CDS encoding IS481 family transposase, which codes for MHRNAPLTPEGRRRLVLRVTERKRPIGHVAAEAGIARQTLSKWVGRYCREGESGLIDRRSRPHASPNQTPASTVARIEHLRREHKLSPRLIVRELAGEGREVALATVHRWLVRLGISRLRDLDVTGNTQRRVRRIHPREPGHMLHVDVKKIGAIPEGGGWRIHGRGSKQDRHARRQKVGYRYLHTAVDGYTRLAYTEVLPDEQGRTAAAFLARARAFLAAHGIHTIQRVITDNGPCYRSRAFTQAVPVNAEHRRTRPHRPQTNGKVERYQRILTAEFAYARAWNSETERNQYLHRWNIHYNYHRAHTAIGNQPPASTTPHRVTNLQMQNT
- a CDS encoding inorganic diphosphatase, whose amino-acid sequence is MNAPSPSLHLARGYLGRRVHLRIDRPAGSTHPQHGFDYPVNYGYLPGVPAPDGDNLDAYYLNTDPVTETEGLCVAVIHRYCDDDDKLVIVDDSDTTISDDEIHQRIAFQELPGHYEIIRAPAD